Proteins co-encoded in one Sebastes fasciatus isolate fSebFas1 chromosome 11, fSebFas1.pri, whole genome shotgun sequence genomic window:
- the eif4g1a gene encoding eukaryotic translation initiation factor 4 gamma 1a isoform X7, producing the protein MNKPPQPIAGPTSVPNPSPSPGLTQAAYGPGQPPSLVFATPPPPQMNSAPQPRQSYYQNRPAMATSAPRVQASSGPRPVGPTHVYPPTSQMMMISQQQLSFAGSPQGYFIPPGQYRAPYMPPTQQYPVAGGTPGFYPGTSPAEYPAYAGAYYPAQPQYSPSVQPAPVMINPAQQQQPAPPPQQPPAQPQGPPKRERKPIRIRDPNQGGRDITEEIMSGGRSTTTPTPPQASAADTSSAQTNGEVTQPATTVTRRDENTEPPASAETPPPPAPVNTEPAEEAKEETDNQITPPAELAAQSVAPTAAAEVPTPLIKDLQSTASLPEAAAASTTTPAEAENTVDTKVSDTVDAPVGPSASLAAQEAPVQMEEPQAAPAPAEKVQEKEEKRTEDMKKLEKEEPVASAKLEPEVEVAATVPPVNEAKEETATKTETEVSPPPPSAQEPAAPQTQSVAPSSAPEPEPEPEPTPAEAAEPLLSNGLPQDTEELPEDVEFSDTTPLDKPDASQSQESTPVAKTALPVQEQEEEQEKKEEERKEKSEEAPPAPVSCPTEESTMQAATSVPKKRKNMKEFNKKENIGDLLDAFTEEQEAKPAPEPSSTSTQADPAPVAPPEPPAEVVDETWEEQEDKQNAVPKATPEPTDQKYQYKGEQWKPIDPEDKKRYDREFLLGFQFISASMNKPDGLPTISDVVLDKANKTPMRPPDPARMMNVGPDFTPSYLGNLGSRSVGGPRGPPPGPRRSQQGQRKEPRKIILSSMSLGDEVQLNKAEKAWKPAAKKSTRERAAEEEESDDPEQAKTQELFKRLRSILNKLTPQKFQELMKQVMDMTIDTEERLKGAIDLIFEKAISEPNFSVAYANMCRCLMGLKVPTSDKPGVFVNFRKLLLNRCQKEFEKDQDDDVIFEKKQKDMEAAKEGEERERLRVELQDSRDQARRRSLGNIKFIGELFKLKMLTEAIMHDCVVKLLKNHDEESLECLCRLFSTIGKDLDFEKAKPRMDQYFNQMDKIIKEKKTSSRIRFMLQDVLDLRKCNWVSRRGDQGPKTIEQIHKDAELEEQREHIKVQQQLLNRGSGGGGGGGGGGGGGGGGGGRMGGNMGGRGSHTPGGGRPSQPQDEGWNTVPISKNRPIDTTRLSKITKPGSLDFNTTLLAPGGKGMWGSWGKGSSGGTGAKPASGEPESGRPATSTVNRFSALQQSGSQVSSSDSDRGASQRSSSSRERAGERERGDRDKDRFDRFDRSEGREGRDDRSNRNQITKRSFSRESQERGGRTGDLRALTEPVRRVASMTDTRDRGSRDRGSRDRGSRDRGSRDRGSRDRGSIDSGSRDRGSRDRGSEDRAPSKDLPVKRESAPTPPPSLPKPALSEEELEKKSNAIIEEYLHINDLKEALQCVTELNCASLLYVFVRSGVESTLERSTVARERMGMLLHQLVKAEVLPTEQYYKGLEETLEAAEDTAIDIPHIWLYLAELIIPMLHEGGIPMGQLFREISKPLVPLGQAGVMLVQILKLLCKEMTPKKVGAMWTEGGLNWTDFLPEDEDVNKFVTEQKVEFTTGEETESKEVDEKKVLTGEEISKQLDRLIQDKANNQRIRDWAEANLDEQQTASNQFVRALMTSVCQSAIICDSPYRVDARQIGQRASLLQRYLSDEQKELQALYALQALMVHMEQPANLLRMFFDALYDEDVIKEEAFYKWETSKDPAEQTGKGVALKSVTAFFTWLREAEEESDKE; encoded by the exons ATGAACAAACCACCACAGCCTATAGCGGGACCCACTTCTGTCCCAAACCCTTCCCCATCCCCTGGATTGACACAG GCCGCCTACGGTCCAGGACAGCCCCCTTCTCTTGTTTTTGctacccctccacctccacaaaTGAACTCTGCACCGCAGCCAAGACAG AGTTACTATCAGAACCGACCAGCCATGGCCACCAGTGCTCCAAGGGTACAGGCGAGTAGCGGCCCACGACCTGTCGGACCTACTCATGTCTACCCACCCACCTcccagatgatgatgatttccCAGCAGCAGCTGTCTTTTGCTGGCTCCCCTCAGGGCTACTTCATCCCCCCTGGACAG TACCGGGCCCCATATATGCCTCCTACTCAGCAGTATCCTGTGGCCGGCGGTACACCAGGCTTCTATCCGGGAACTAGCCCTGCTGAATACCCTGCTTATG CAGGAGCATACTATCCTGCTCAGCCGCAGTACTCTCCGTCTGTCCAGCCGGCACCGGTCATGATCAACCCCGCCCAGCAACAGCAACCAGCCCCGCCTCCTCAGCAACCACCGGCACAGCCACAAGGGCCACCAAAGAGGGAACGCAAACCG ATAAGGATACGAGACCCCAACCAGGGCGGCCGTGATATCACAGAGGAGATCATGTCAGGTGGAAGGTCCACCACCACACCGACTCCCCCACAG GCCTCCGCTGCAGATACAAGTTCTGCACAGACCAATGGTGAAGTTACACAGCCTGCCACTACAGTGACTAGAAGAG ATGAAAACACTGAGCCCCCTGCTAGCGCTGAAACCCCGCCACCTCCTGCTCCAGTAAATACAGAGCCAGCGGAGGAGGCCAAAGAGGAAACGGACAACCAGATAACACCGCCTGCTGAGTTAGCCGCACAATCTGTAGCCCCTACAGCCGCTGCTGAGGTGCCAACCCCATTGATAAAGGACCTGCAGTCTACCGCTTCCCTgcctgaagcagcagcagcatctacTACTACTCCTGCTGAAGCAGAAAATACAGTTGATACTAAAGTTAGTGACACAGTAGACGCTCCTGTCGGCCCTTCAGCATCATTAGCAGCACAAGAGGCGCCTGTCCAAATGGAAGAACCACAGgctgctccagctccagctgagAAGGtacaagaaaaggaagaaaagagaacAGAGGACATGAAGAAATTGGAAAAAGAGGAGCCGGTGGCCAGCGCTAAGTTGGAGCCTGAAGTTGAGGTTGCTGCAACGGTTCCCCCTGTTAACGAGGCAAAGGAAGAAACGGCTACAAAGACCGAAACTGAAgtctctccacctccaccctctGCACAGGAACCTGCTGCTCCACAGACCCAGAGCGTTGCCCCGAGCTCTGcccctgaacctgaacctgaacctgaacccacACCGGCTGAAGCGGCAGAGCCTCTTCTCTCCAACGGCCTTCCTCAAGACACTGAGGAACTGCCTGAGGATGTGGAATTTTCAGACACTACACCCCTTGACAAGCCTGATGCTTCTCAATCTCAGGAATCCACACCTGTGGCTAAAACGGCATTGCCTGtccaggagcaggaggaagaacaggagaagaaggaggaagagaggaaggagaaaagCGAGGAAGCCCCTCCTGCCCCTGTTAGCTGCCCTACAGAGGAATCTACTATGCAAG CTGCAACGTCTGTgccaaagaagaggaagaacatGAAGGAGTTCAACAAGAAGGAGAACATTGGAGACCTCCTGGATGCCTTCACAGAG GAGCAAGAAGCCAAGCCTGCTCCTGAGCCCTCGTCCACTTCCACTCAGGCCGACCCGGCCCCTGTTGCTCCACCTGAACCTCCCGCTGAGGTTGTAGATGAGACCTGGGAGGAGCAAGAGGACAAGCAGAATGCAGTACCTAAAGCCACACCTGAGCCAACTGATCAGAAATACCAGTACAAAGGAG AACAATGGAAGCCGATAGACCCAGAAGACAAGAAGCGGTACGACAGGGAGTTCCTCCTGGGCTTCCAGTTCATCAGCGCCAGTATGAACAAACCTGATGGCCTGCCGACCATCAGTGATGTGGTCCTGGACAAG GCAAACAAGACTCCAATGCGGCCTCCTGACCCAGCTCGGATGATGAATGTTGGTCCTGATTTTACTCCCTCATATTTGGGGAACCTTGGGAGCAGATCAGTCGGAGGACCACGAGGCCCG CCACCTGGGCCACGTCGCTCCCAGCAGGGTCAGAGGAAAGAGCCCAGGAAAATCATCCTCAGCAGCATGTCCCTCGGTGACGAAGTGCAGCTCAACAAGGCTGAGAAGGCCTGGAAGCCCGCGGCGAAAAAGTCCACTCGAGAACGCGccgcagaggaagaggaaagcgATGATCCCGAACAGGCCAAGACTCAAGAGCTGTTCAAGCGTCTACGCAGTATCCTCAACAAGCTGACCCCTCAGAAGTTTCAGGAGTTGATGAAACAAGTAATGGATATGACGATAGACACGGAGGAGAGGCTGAAGGGTGCCATTGACCTCATCTTTGAGAAGGCAATCTCAGAGCCGAACTTCTCTGTGGCCTACGCCAACATGTGCCGCTGCCTTATGGGG TTGAAAGTCCCCACCTCAGACAAGCCAGGAGTTTTTGTGAACTTCCGCAAACTGCTGCTCAACCGCTGCCAGAAAGAGTTTGAGAAGGACCAGGACGATGATGTAATCTTTGAGAAAAAGCAAAAAGACATGGAGGCTGCCAAAGAA GGAGAGGAGCGTGAGCGCTTGAGGGTGGAGCTGCAGGATTCCAGAGACCAGGCCCGCCGCCGTTCACTGGGTAACATAAAGTTCATTGGCGAGCTCTTCAAGCTGAAGATGCTGACAGAGGCCATCATGCACGACTGTGTAGTGAAACTACTGAAGAATCATGATGAAGAGTCTCTGGAGTGTCTCTGCAGGCTGTTCTCCACAATTGGTAAAGACCTGGACTTTGAGAAGGCCAAG CCTCGCATGGATCAGTACTTCAACCAGATGGACAAGATCATCAAAGAGAAAAAGACCTCATCCAGAATCCGCTTCATGCTACAAGACGTCTTGGACCTCAGAAag TGTAACTGGGTGTCTCGTAGAGGAGACCAGGGTCCTAAAACAATCGAACAGATCCACAAGGACGCAGagctggaggagcagagggaACACATCAAAGTCCAGCAGCAGCTTCTGAacagaggaagtggaggaggtggaggaggtggtggaggaggaggaggaggaggaggcggcggcggcaggATGGGAGGGAACATGGGGGGCCGAGGCTCCCACACACCAGGAGGTGGCCGGCCTAGCCAGCCTCAGGATGAGGGATGGAACACGGTGCCCATCTCCAAGAACAGACCCATCGACACCACCCGCCTTAGCAAGATCACAAAG CCTGGTTCTCTGGACTTCAACACTACACTGTTGGCTCCAGGGGGAAAAGGCATGTGGGGCAGCTGGGGCAAAGGCAGCAGTGGAGGAACTGGAGCGAAACCAGCAAGCGGAGAGCCGG AATCTGGTCGTCCAGCCACCAGCACCGTCAACCGTTTCTCAGCCCTGCAACAGTCTGGTTCGCAGGTGTCTTCATCTGACTCTGACCGCGGAGCTTCTCAGAG GTCAAGCTCCAGCCGTGAGCGTGCTGGCGAACGAGAAAGGGGCGATCGCGACAAGGATCGCTTTGACCGATTCGATCGCAGCGAGGGACGGGAAGGTCGCGACGACAGGAGCAACCGCAACCAAATCACCAAGAGAAGCTTCAGCAGAGAGTCACAGGAGCGCGGCGGGAGGACCGGAGACCTCCGGGCCTTGACTGAGCCTGTGCGCCGCGTGGCCAGCATGACCGACACCAGGGACCGAGGAAGCCGGGACCGAGGAAGCCGGGACCGAGGAAGCAGGGACCGAGGAAGCAGAGACCGAGGAAGCAGAGACCGAGGAAGCATCGACAGCGGAAGCAGAGACCGAGGAAGCAGAGATCGAGGAAGTGAGGACAGGGCCCCAAGCAAAGATCTCCCAG tTAAGCGTGAGAGCGCCcccactcctcctccctctcttccaaAACCTGCCTTGAGTGAAGAGGAGTTGGAGAAGAAGTCAAACGCCATCATTGAAGAATACCTCCACATTAATGACTTGAAG GAGGCGTTGCAGTGTGTGACAGAACTCAACTGTGCCTCACTGCTCTACGTGTTTGTGCGGAGCGGCGTGGAGTCGACGCTTGAGCGCAGCACCGTGGCTAGAGAGCGCATGGGCATGTTGCTGCACCAGCTCGTAAAGGCAGAGGTATTGCCCACAGAGCAGTACTACAAAGG GCTAGAAGAGACCCTGGAGGCTGCGGAAGACACGGCCATAGATATACCTCACATCTGGCTCTACCTGGCTGAACTCATTATCCCCATGCTCCATGAGGGAGGCATCCCTATGGGACAGCTCTTCAG GGAGATCTCCAAGCCTCTCGTGCCTCTGGGGCAGGCTGGCGTGATGCTGGTACAGATCCTCAAGTTGCTCTGCAAAGAGATG ACCCCTAAGAAGGTCGGGGCCATGTGGACAGAGGGTGGGCTGAATTGGACTGATTTCCTACCCGAGGATGAAGACGTCAACAAGTTTGTCACTGAGCAG AAAGTGGAGTTCACCACAGGAGAGGAGACGGAGTCAAAGGAAGTGGATGAGAAGAAGGTCCTCACTGGAGAGGAGATCAGCAAACAGCTGGACAGACTCATCCAGGACAAAGCCAACAACCAGCGCATCAGAGACTGGGCTGAG GCTAACTTGGACGAGCAGCAAACTGCTTCCAACCAGTTCGTACGAGCACTGATGacgtcagtgtgtcagtctgCCATCATAT GTGACAGCCCGTACAGGGTAGATGCACGGCAGATCGGCCAGAGAGCCAGTCTGCTGCAGAGATACCTGTCTGATGAGCAGAAGGAGCTGCAGGCCCTCTACGCCCTCCAGGCTCTGATGGTGCACATGGAGCAGCCAGCGA ACCTCCTGCGGATGTTCTTTGACGCCTTGTACGACGAAGACGTTATTAAAGAGGAGGCCTTCTACAAATGGGAAACCAGCAAAGACCCTGCGGAGCAAACAGGCAAAggtgtggccttgaaatcagtCACCGCCTTCTTCACCTGGCTCCGCGAGGCCGAGGAGGAGTCTGACAAGGAGTAA
- the eif4g1a gene encoding eukaryotic translation initiation factor 4 gamma 1a isoform X6, giving the protein MNKPPQPIAGPTSVPNPSPSPGLTQAAYGPGQPPSLVFATPPPPQMNSAPQPRQSYYQNRPAMATSAPRVQASSGPRPVGPTHVYPPTSQMMMISQQQLSFAGSPQGYFIPPGQYRAPYMPPTQQYPVAGGTPGFYPGTSPAEYPAYAGAYYPAQPQYSPSVQPAPVMINPAQQQQPAPPPQQPPAQPQGPPKRERKPIRIRDPNQGGRDITEEIMSGGRSTTTPTPPQASAADTSSAQTNGEVTQPATTVTRRDENTEPPASAETPPPPAPVNTEPAEEAKEETDNQITPPAELAAQSVAPTAAAEVPTPLIKDLQSTASLPEAAAASTTTPAEAENTVDTKVSDTVDAPVGPSASLAAQEAPVQMEEPQAAPAPAEKVQEKEEKRTEDMKKLEKEEPVASAKLEPEVEVAATVPPVNEAKEETATKTETEVSPPPPSAQEPAAPQTQSVAPSSAPEPEPEPEPTPAEAAEPLLSNGLPQDTEELPEDVEFSDTTPLDKPDASQSQESTPVAKTALPVQEQEEEQEKKEEERKEKSEEAPPAPVSCPTEESTMQAATSVPKKRKNMKEFNKKENIGDLLDAFTEEQEAKPAPEPSSTSTQADPAPVAPPEPPAEVVDETWEEQEDKQNAVPKATPEPTDQKYQYKGEQWKPIDPEDKKRYDREFLLGFQFISASMNKPDGLPTISDVVLDKANKTPMRPPDPARMMNVGPDFTPSYLGNLGSRSVGGPRGPPPGPRRSQQGQRKEPRKIILSSMSLGDEVQLNKAEKAWKPAAKKSTRERAAEEEESDDPEQAKTQELFKRLRSILNKLTPQKFQELMKQVMDMTIDTEERLKGAIDLIFEKAISEPNFSVAYANMCRCLMGLKVPTSDKPGVFVNFRKLLLNRCQKEFEKDQDDDVIFEKKQKDMEAAKEGEERERLRVELQDSRDQARRRSLGNIKFIGELFKLKMLTEAIMHDCVVKLLKNHDEESLECLCRLFSTIGKDLDFEKAKPRMDQYFNQMDKIIKEKKTSSRIRFMLQDVLDLRKCNWVSRRGDQGPKTIEQIHKDAELEEQREHIKVQQQLLNRGSGGGGGGGGGGGGGGGGGGRMGGNMGGRGSHTPGGGRPSQPQDEGWNTVPISKNRPIDTTRLSKITKPGSLDFNTTLLAPGGKGMWGSWGKGSSGGTGAKPASGEPESGRPATSTVNRFSALQQSGSQVSSSDSDRGASQRSSSSRERAGERERGDRDKDRFDRFDRSEGREGRDDRSNRNQITKRSFSRESQERGGRTGDLRALTEPVRRVASMTDTRDRGSRDRGSRDRGSRDRGSRDRGSRDRGSIDSGSRDRGSRDRGSEDRAPSKDLPAVKRESAPTPPPSLPKPALSEEELEKKSNAIIEEYLHINDLKEALQCVTELNCASLLYVFVRSGVESTLERSTVARERMGMLLHQLVKAEVLPTEQYYKGLEETLEAAEDTAIDIPHIWLYLAELIIPMLHEGGIPMGQLFREISKPLVPLGQAGVMLVQILKLLCKEMTPKKVGAMWTEGGLNWTDFLPEDEDVNKFVTEQKVEFTTGEETESKEVDEKKVLTGEEISKQLDRLIQDKANNQRIRDWAEANLDEQQTASNQFVRALMTSVCQSAIICDSPYRVDARQIGQRASLLQRYLSDEQKELQALYALQALMVHMEQPANLLRMFFDALYDEDVIKEEAFYKWETSKDPAEQTGKGVALKSVTAFFTWLREAEEESDKE; this is encoded by the exons ATGAACAAACCACCACAGCCTATAGCGGGACCCACTTCTGTCCCAAACCCTTCCCCATCCCCTGGATTGACACAG GCCGCCTACGGTCCAGGACAGCCCCCTTCTCTTGTTTTTGctacccctccacctccacaaaTGAACTCTGCACCGCAGCCAAGACAG AGTTACTATCAGAACCGACCAGCCATGGCCACCAGTGCTCCAAGGGTACAGGCGAGTAGCGGCCCACGACCTGTCGGACCTACTCATGTCTACCCACCCACCTcccagatgatgatgatttccCAGCAGCAGCTGTCTTTTGCTGGCTCCCCTCAGGGCTACTTCATCCCCCCTGGACAG TACCGGGCCCCATATATGCCTCCTACTCAGCAGTATCCTGTGGCCGGCGGTACACCAGGCTTCTATCCGGGAACTAGCCCTGCTGAATACCCTGCTTATG CAGGAGCATACTATCCTGCTCAGCCGCAGTACTCTCCGTCTGTCCAGCCGGCACCGGTCATGATCAACCCCGCCCAGCAACAGCAACCAGCCCCGCCTCCTCAGCAACCACCGGCACAGCCACAAGGGCCACCAAAGAGGGAACGCAAACCG ATAAGGATACGAGACCCCAACCAGGGCGGCCGTGATATCACAGAGGAGATCATGTCAGGTGGAAGGTCCACCACCACACCGACTCCCCCACAG GCCTCCGCTGCAGATACAAGTTCTGCACAGACCAATGGTGAAGTTACACAGCCTGCCACTACAGTGACTAGAAGAG ATGAAAACACTGAGCCCCCTGCTAGCGCTGAAACCCCGCCACCTCCTGCTCCAGTAAATACAGAGCCAGCGGAGGAGGCCAAAGAGGAAACGGACAACCAGATAACACCGCCTGCTGAGTTAGCCGCACAATCTGTAGCCCCTACAGCCGCTGCTGAGGTGCCAACCCCATTGATAAAGGACCTGCAGTCTACCGCTTCCCTgcctgaagcagcagcagcatctacTACTACTCCTGCTGAAGCAGAAAATACAGTTGATACTAAAGTTAGTGACACAGTAGACGCTCCTGTCGGCCCTTCAGCATCATTAGCAGCACAAGAGGCGCCTGTCCAAATGGAAGAACCACAGgctgctccagctccagctgagAAGGtacaagaaaaggaagaaaagagaacAGAGGACATGAAGAAATTGGAAAAAGAGGAGCCGGTGGCCAGCGCTAAGTTGGAGCCTGAAGTTGAGGTTGCTGCAACGGTTCCCCCTGTTAACGAGGCAAAGGAAGAAACGGCTACAAAGACCGAAACTGAAgtctctccacctccaccctctGCACAGGAACCTGCTGCTCCACAGACCCAGAGCGTTGCCCCGAGCTCTGcccctgaacctgaacctgaacctgaacccacACCGGCTGAAGCGGCAGAGCCTCTTCTCTCCAACGGCCTTCCTCAAGACACTGAGGAACTGCCTGAGGATGTGGAATTTTCAGACACTACACCCCTTGACAAGCCTGATGCTTCTCAATCTCAGGAATCCACACCTGTGGCTAAAACGGCATTGCCTGtccaggagcaggaggaagaacaggagaagaaggaggaagagaggaaggagaaaagCGAGGAAGCCCCTCCTGCCCCTGTTAGCTGCCCTACAGAGGAATCTACTATGCAAG CTGCAACGTCTGTgccaaagaagaggaagaacatGAAGGAGTTCAACAAGAAGGAGAACATTGGAGACCTCCTGGATGCCTTCACAGAG GAGCAAGAAGCCAAGCCTGCTCCTGAGCCCTCGTCCACTTCCACTCAGGCCGACCCGGCCCCTGTTGCTCCACCTGAACCTCCCGCTGAGGTTGTAGATGAGACCTGGGAGGAGCAAGAGGACAAGCAGAATGCAGTACCTAAAGCCACACCTGAGCCAACTGATCAGAAATACCAGTACAAAGGAG AACAATGGAAGCCGATAGACCCAGAAGACAAGAAGCGGTACGACAGGGAGTTCCTCCTGGGCTTCCAGTTCATCAGCGCCAGTATGAACAAACCTGATGGCCTGCCGACCATCAGTGATGTGGTCCTGGACAAG GCAAACAAGACTCCAATGCGGCCTCCTGACCCAGCTCGGATGATGAATGTTGGTCCTGATTTTACTCCCTCATATTTGGGGAACCTTGGGAGCAGATCAGTCGGAGGACCACGAGGCCCG CCACCTGGGCCACGTCGCTCCCAGCAGGGTCAGAGGAAAGAGCCCAGGAAAATCATCCTCAGCAGCATGTCCCTCGGTGACGAAGTGCAGCTCAACAAGGCTGAGAAGGCCTGGAAGCCCGCGGCGAAAAAGTCCACTCGAGAACGCGccgcagaggaagaggaaagcgATGATCCCGAACAGGCCAAGACTCAAGAGCTGTTCAAGCGTCTACGCAGTATCCTCAACAAGCTGACCCCTCAGAAGTTTCAGGAGTTGATGAAACAAGTAATGGATATGACGATAGACACGGAGGAGAGGCTGAAGGGTGCCATTGACCTCATCTTTGAGAAGGCAATCTCAGAGCCGAACTTCTCTGTGGCCTACGCCAACATGTGCCGCTGCCTTATGGGG TTGAAAGTCCCCACCTCAGACAAGCCAGGAGTTTTTGTGAACTTCCGCAAACTGCTGCTCAACCGCTGCCAGAAAGAGTTTGAGAAGGACCAGGACGATGATGTAATCTTTGAGAAAAAGCAAAAAGACATGGAGGCTGCCAAAGAA GGAGAGGAGCGTGAGCGCTTGAGGGTGGAGCTGCAGGATTCCAGAGACCAGGCCCGCCGCCGTTCACTGGGTAACATAAAGTTCATTGGCGAGCTCTTCAAGCTGAAGATGCTGACAGAGGCCATCATGCACGACTGTGTAGTGAAACTACTGAAGAATCATGATGAAGAGTCTCTGGAGTGTCTCTGCAGGCTGTTCTCCACAATTGGTAAAGACCTGGACTTTGAGAAGGCCAAG CCTCGCATGGATCAGTACTTCAACCAGATGGACAAGATCATCAAAGAGAAAAAGACCTCATCCAGAATCCGCTTCATGCTACAAGACGTCTTGGACCTCAGAAag TGTAACTGGGTGTCTCGTAGAGGAGACCAGGGTCCTAAAACAATCGAACAGATCCACAAGGACGCAGagctggaggagcagagggaACACATCAAAGTCCAGCAGCAGCTTCTGAacagaggaagtggaggaggtggaggaggtggtggaggaggaggaggaggaggaggcggcggcggcaggATGGGAGGGAACATGGGGGGCCGAGGCTCCCACACACCAGGAGGTGGCCGGCCTAGCCAGCCTCAGGATGAGGGATGGAACACGGTGCCCATCTCCAAGAACAGACCCATCGACACCACCCGCCTTAGCAAGATCACAAAG CCTGGTTCTCTGGACTTCAACACTACACTGTTGGCTCCAGGGGGAAAAGGCATGTGGGGCAGCTGGGGCAAAGGCAGCAGTGGAGGAACTGGAGCGAAACCAGCAAGCGGAGAGCCGG AATCTGGTCGTCCAGCCACCAGCACCGTCAACCGTTTCTCAGCCCTGCAACAGTCTGGTTCGCAGGTGTCTTCATCTGACTCTGACCGCGGAGCTTCTCAGAG GTCAAGCTCCAGCCGTGAGCGTGCTGGCGAACGAGAAAGGGGCGATCGCGACAAGGATCGCTTTGACCGATTCGATCGCAGCGAGGGACGGGAAGGTCGCGACGACAGGAGCAACCGCAACCAAATCACCAAGAGAAGCTTCAGCAGAGAGTCACAGGAGCGCGGCGGGAGGACCGGAGACCTCCGGGCCTTGACTGAGCCTGTGCGCCGCGTGGCCAGCATGACCGACACCAGGGACCGAGGAAGCCGGGACCGAGGAAGCCGGGACCGAGGAAGCAGGGACCGAGGAAGCAGAGACCGAGGAAGCAGAGACCGAGGAAGCATCGACAGCGGAAGCAGAGACCGAGGAAGCAGAGATCGAGGAAGTGAGGACAGGGCCCCAAGCAAAGATCTCCCAG cagtTAAGCGTGAGAGCGCCcccactcctcctccctctcttccaaAACCTGCCTTGAGTGAAGAGGAGTTGGAGAAGAAGTCAAACGCCATCATTGAAGAATACCTCCACATTAATGACTTGAAG GAGGCGTTGCAGTGTGTGACAGAACTCAACTGTGCCTCACTGCTCTACGTGTTTGTGCGGAGCGGCGTGGAGTCGACGCTTGAGCGCAGCACCGTGGCTAGAGAGCGCATGGGCATGTTGCTGCACCAGCTCGTAAAGGCAGAGGTATTGCCCACAGAGCAGTACTACAAAGG GCTAGAAGAGACCCTGGAGGCTGCGGAAGACACGGCCATAGATATACCTCACATCTGGCTCTACCTGGCTGAACTCATTATCCCCATGCTCCATGAGGGAGGCATCCCTATGGGACAGCTCTTCAG GGAGATCTCCAAGCCTCTCGTGCCTCTGGGGCAGGCTGGCGTGATGCTGGTACAGATCCTCAAGTTGCTCTGCAAAGAGATG ACCCCTAAGAAGGTCGGGGCCATGTGGACAGAGGGTGGGCTGAATTGGACTGATTTCCTACCCGAGGATGAAGACGTCAACAAGTTTGTCACTGAGCAG AAAGTGGAGTTCACCACAGGAGAGGAGACGGAGTCAAAGGAAGTGGATGAGAAGAAGGTCCTCACTGGAGAGGAGATCAGCAAACAGCTGGACAGACTCATCCAGGACAAAGCCAACAACCAGCGCATCAGAGACTGGGCTGAG GCTAACTTGGACGAGCAGCAAACTGCTTCCAACCAGTTCGTACGAGCACTGATGacgtcagtgtgtcagtctgCCATCATAT GTGACAGCCCGTACAGGGTAGATGCACGGCAGATCGGCCAGAGAGCCAGTCTGCTGCAGAGATACCTGTCTGATGAGCAGAAGGAGCTGCAGGCCCTCTACGCCCTCCAGGCTCTGATGGTGCACATGGAGCAGCCAGCGA ACCTCCTGCGGATGTTCTTTGACGCCTTGTACGACGAAGACGTTATTAAAGAGGAGGCCTTCTACAAATGGGAAACCAGCAAAGACCCTGCGGAGCAAACAGGCAAAggtgtggccttgaaatcagtCACCGCCTTCTTCACCTGGCTCCGCGAGGCCGAGGAGGAGTCTGACAAGGAGTAA